GCTTTGGCCATGTACAACACTGATGAGAGTATTTATGGCTTCGCTCACGCGAGCTTCAAGATGGCtttgagcaagaagatgcCCTTGTTCATGTCTACCAAGAAGTGAGTTTGGATGTGTGACTGGCTCACGACCATTTCACTAACATAAGGTGGTTGCAGCACTATCTTGAAGAAGTACGACGGTCGATTCAAGGACATTTTCCAAGAGGTCTATGAATCTACATACAAAACCGAGTTTGAGAAGCTCGGTCTCTATTATGAGCACCGCCTCATCGACGACATGGTCGCTCAGGCCATCAAGTCTTCTGGCGGTTTCGTTTGGGCGTGCAAGAACTACGACGGTGACGTTATGGTatgttcttccttcttcaaattcgTTTTTCGAACACCACTCTAATTAAAGACAATATAGAGCGACATTCTCGCCCAAGGTTTCGGTTCTCTCGGTATGATGACCTCTGAGCTCATCACCCCCGACGGCAAGACCATGGAATCCGAAGCCGCCCATGGTACCGTGACCCGACATTACCGACAATACCAAGCCGGTCATGAAACCTCTACCAACCCTGTTGCCTCCATCTTTGCCTGGACCCGAGGACTTGCCTTCCGAGCCAAATTGGACGAGACCCCCAAACTCGAGGCGTTCGCCAAGGACTTGGAAGCTGCCTGTGTTGAGGTCATTGACAAGGACGGCATCATGACCAAAGACTTGGCTTTGGCgatgaagggcaaggacatGACTAGGGATGACTGGGTCACCACCGACGTATacatgaagaaggtcaacGAGAGGTTGGTCGAGAAGCTCAAGGCGAGGAGCGCGTAAGAAGCCAAAAGCGGAAAACGAGAAAAAGTTTGTAGAGATCATTCAACTTTCATAGTAGAGAGAGATTGGAGTCTATTCAACAGGGCCACAGTTATGCATATCTATATAACTGGAATGAGATCATCTATGGCCGTAAACATACTCGTTTTGCATGCCATTCTCGCTTCGTTTTAAACGACCTTATCCTTTTAGTTAGCCGTGGCGTgacctccactttttgcATGTTACGTAATTCAAAGATTTCTTCATTTTGTCTTGCAGGTTTGGCCAAAGCCCTTAATGGACCATAACTCAACGCTTTCAACATTCGTCTATCAGCCAGATATCCACGAAAAATGGCTTTGATATCCTCCCCGACATCACTTACAACATTCTCGCAGCCCCATGCTTCAAGCTCTAAAAGCCCTCATGTCAGCATGAGCCCTGTGGTCGGCGACAAGAAGTCCGCGGTTGTTGCTGTCCAAGGCGATAGTGTTTGGACGTATGATGTGAGCCCAGATCTTTGTTTCCGATATTTTAGGAGATTGCTGACTTATTGAAAAATGTAGCTGACCACTCTTCGAGCAACCACATCCTTTACTGTTCCCCCTTCAACTGTTTTTACCACGTCCCCCGTCAGTTTTTGGACCACTAAGACTGTTTCTGCTCCTCAAGCGAAGGATCAGGAcggggaggatgaagggatggatgTTGATCAAAATGAAGAATTAGATGGACTCAAAGCGACACAAATTGGAGTCAAGGAGAGAGTCACTGTTATTGGTGTCGGTAAAGAAGTATGGGtctggaaaggagaagacggcgagaaggaggttaTCCGGGTATGTTCCACTGAGCATACCACTTGAGAGATTTGCTAAATAATTTTTTACACAGATAAAGAACCAAATAAGTTCCATCCATcaccttccatccccaGCGACTCCCCTTTTGcttatctcttctccctcccaaCTCTATCTTCTCGACTCTAAATTACAACCCCATTCTATAACCACCACCTCTTTGAAATCACATGAGCTTCTCACTTCGCGAGTCATTCTCCAGGGAAATGCACAATCTGTTAGGGTTGTCGTTGTAGATAGAATAGGACGGATTGAAGTGATCAAGATCTGGATCGAGGATAGGCGGCTGGAGAGGATATCAGAAGGGAAGGTTGGTAACGGCAAGTTGGTGGCTGGGGATGTCAGCGACGATGGCGTCATTACTGTGCTCGGTACGTCGTGCATACTCAGTATCAAAGATCTATGCTGACTGTCAACATCTCAAGATGAACAACATAATCTCTACACCACCTCCGTTCGAACTCTCACTACATCGTCTTCCCCTGTTCGTCTCCTTCACCCTTCCTCtgcacctcttcttctctctctcccttcacctacccttcctctcgtccttctccccactcctcatccatcgccttctcttcttctcgccatTCCGGCCGCCAACGTGCCCACAATCCTCACAACCACCCcgctttcttcattcaccTCTTCTGGCACCATTTCTGCTCTATCTATCCTTTCCGTTCGCTCTGGAGTCTACACAATTGGTGTTGCGCTCTCTCATAAGCACagtgagggagaaggatcTAGTGGCAGAAGTGTGCTCTACACATGTGAAGTAGCTTTACCTGAGCGTGGCGTTGGGATGGGATTGCTTCTTGGTAGCAAAGCAAGGGCAGGAGAATATCTGGAGGTCGAGGGAgcggaaaagaagcaaggaaagagtGAACTGGAAAAGAGGCAAGACAGAGTCCTGGAAGGATTGGAAAAGGCtttgaagaacaaggacGTGGCTGGAGCTCAGAAGGCTTGGAAAGACTGGGTTGCTAAGGAGTCTGATGCTGCAGAGGGTGTCTTCAGCGATAAATTTGTCAGGAAAGTGGTCAATGTCGTGTTCGGGGCGGCTCTCAACGAAGACGGCAAGCCAAAAAATGTCTATGCTGGTGAAGTTTTGAAGGACCTCGTAAGCAGAAGGGTCGTAAGTGATAGTAtgtggaaggaaggtgtcGTCGTGGATGGATTATTACCACTTGGCGATTGGGTACGTTGAATAACACCCCTTGTTATGCCCGTCTACTAACGATTATGACAGGAAAACATTACTCTTGCTCTCCAAAACATTCCTACTattccttcatcaacaatcATCAAACTCATCCAAAAATCTGCCCAATCATCAAACGCTTCATCCG
This DNA window, taken from Cryptococcus deuterogattii R265 chromosome 3, complete sequence, encodes the following:
- a CDS encoding isocitrate dehydrogenase NADP mitochondrial; its protein translation is MLARSTSAFTRSSLLRSTRPLAFAMASRNYASTPAGIERIKVKNPVVEIDGDEMTRIIWKKIREELILPYVDVDLKYYDLGMESRDATNDQITIDSAEAIKKYSVGVKCATITPDEARVKEFNLKEMWRSPNGTIRNILGGTVFREPIILDKIPKPVPGWTKPICIGRHAFGDQYRSTDFIAPGPGKLTLTYTPADGGAPTELNVYDFKGKGVALAMYNTDESIYGFAHASFKMALSKKMPLFMSTKNTILKKYDGRFKDIFQEVYESTYKTEFEKLGLYYEHRLIDDMVAQAIKSSGGFVWACKNYDGDVMSDILAQGFGSLGMMTSELITPDGKTMESEAAHGTVTRHYRQYQAGHETSTNPVASIFAWTRGLAFRAKLDETPKLEAFAKDLEAACVEVIDKDGIMTKDLALAMKGKDMTRDDWVTTDVYMKKVNERLVEKLKARSA